The genomic window TGATGCTGAATCGCATCCACCGCCAACAGGACGACAGCCCCATCCTGGACCTGGCCCATGCCCTTGCCGACCCCGATCTGGAGTTCGACGGGTTCGAGCGCATGATCCGCGACGCCGCCGCCCGGGATCCGCGCGTGGTCTGGGCCGAACGCGTCGAATCCGACCTGATGGCGCAAAGCCCGGTCCTGGTGTGGCGCAACATCACCCGCGTCAAGCTGATCCAGGCCTTTCGCGCCGCCTATGGCGCCCCAGGCGATGCCCTGCTGCCGGGCGAGCCGTTGATCTGCGACGGGCTGGAACTGCCGCTGAAGCATCGCAAGAAGCGCATCGATCTTGAGGCGCGAGGCCTGATCAAGGGCGCGCAGGTGGTCTATCTGGGGCCGGGACGCAAGCCGGGGTTTTCGCGCCTGCATGTCGTCGGGGCCGAAGATCCGCGCCTTTCCGCCGCCAGCATCGTCAAGATCGAGACCCCGGATGTCGAGGAACCCTTTATCCCCTATGCCGCGCGCATGGGCGCAACCTTCCTGCACGGCGCGGCCGTGACCATCCACAAGGCCCAGGGCAGCCAATGGCCGGATGTGCAGGTCTTTGCCCCCGACATTGCCGCGGCCGCCTGGTCGGGCCGCAGCGAGGCCGGCGTGGCGCTGTGGAAACGCCTGGCCTATGTGGCGATCACCCGCGCGCAGCAGCGGCTGCTGTGGGTCGTCAGGTCGCGACTGGCGCGACCCACCGCGCCGCTGGGGGTCGAGCATCTGGATGCTCCGGCCGCGCCGCTGGAACTGGTTGCCGCCAGCCCGGACCAGCCGATGGACTGAGCGGGACCGCTTACCCCACATGAAATTTATTGTGGCACAAGATGTTTCTCGCTATCTTACCCCACAATAATTATTCCGTGGGGTAACCCGTGATCCAGAACCTTTCGCCGGTCGCGGTCGCGGCCTGGACCGACCTGCTGCGCCATCTCAAGGATGCGGCGGTCAGCGAATTGCGCGGGGTGCCGCGGTTGAAAAAGGTGGGCCAGAAAAGTTACTGGTATGACCATTTCCGTATCGGCGACCGCACCATCGACCGCTATATCGGCGAAGACGATGCCGAACTGCGCCAGCGCCTGGAACGGTTGCAAGCCCTGCGCGCGGCCGAACAGGACAGCCAGCCCGAACGCGCCCGGCTGATGCGTATCCTGCGGGCCGAAGGTTGCCTGATGACCGACCAAGGCTCGGGTCAGGTGATTTCGGCCATGGCGCGCACCGGCGTGTTCCGCCTGGGCGGCACGCTGGTCGGAACCCAGGCGTTTCGCTGCTACGAGGGCGAACTGGGGGTGCGGATCGGCTTTGACCAGACCGCGATGACCGACGATATCGACATCGCCAGCTTTCAGCGCCTGTCGCTGGTGCTGGGCGATCAGGTGACCGAACCACTGGCCGAGGTGTTCCGTGATCTGCGGTTCGAGCCCCTGCCCTCGGTCGAAGGGCAGCGGGTCTGGCGCTGGCGTCAGGGGCGGCAACAGACGCTGGTCGAATTCCTGACCCCATGTTTCGACGGGAACGAGACCTTGCGCGACCTGCCCGCGCTGGGGGTTTCGGCGCAAAGCCTGCATTATCTGAACTATCTGATCGCCCAGCCGATCCGGGTGCCGCTGCTTTATCGCGCCGGCTTCCTGATCCAGGTGCCACGGCCGGAACGCTTCGCCATTCACAAGCTGATTGTCGCCGATCGCCGACGCGACGGACCCGAAACGCTCAAGGCGCGCAAGGACCGCGCACAGGCGCAATTCCTGATCGAGGTGCTGGCCGAGGATCGCCCGGACGACCTGCGCGAAGCCTATGAAACCGCGCTGGCGCAGGGGCCGTCCTGGCGCCGGCGGCTTGAGGCGACGCTGGCGCGGATGCCGCATCTGCGGCAGCGCCTTCAGGCGCTTTAGCCCGGGCGGAAATCGGCGGGCCGGATGCCGTGCCGCGTCAGCTTGTCATAGAATGTCTTGCGCGGCAGCCGCAGCCGGGTCATCGCCTGGGTCGCATTGCCCTGGGCAAGGCGCAGCGCCTCGCGGATCAGTTCGGCTTCGTATTCTGCAACCAGATCGGCAAGGCCGGGTGCCTCGCCCCCGTCGCTGCGCGGATCGAATGGCGTCAGCCCAAGGGCATGGCTTTCGGCGAATTGCTGCAATTCGCGCAGGTTCCCGGGCCAGCCATGACCGGCCAATCGCGCCTTGACCGCGCCGGTGACAGGGGCCACCGGCAGATTCAGCCGCGCCGCCGCCATCAGCAGGAAATGCCGGAACAGTTCGGGAATGTCCTCGCGCCGGTCTGCCAGCGGCGGCAAGCTGAGCGTGGTGCCAGACAGCCGGTAATAAAGATCGCTGCGAAAGCGACCTTGCCGCATCAGCGCCTCCAGATCGGCACCGGTCGAGGCGATGATGCGCAGATCCAGCGGACGGGGCGTGGCGCTGCCCGGCGGCAGGAACTGGCCCGCCTCGATCAGCGCCAGCAGGCGGGCTTGCAGCACAGGGGCGAGGGCATCGATTTCGTCCAGATACAGCGTGCCGCGATGGGCGGCCTCCAGCCGGCCGGGCTGGCGCGGGGCGCGGCCCTGCGGCTCGCTGCCCAGCATCTCGGCCTCGAACCGGGCTTCGTCCAGGGCTGCACAGGCGACATGGACAAAGGCGCGCGTCCGGCGTGGCCCCTGCCGGTGCAGGGCACGGGCCACGGTCTGCTTGCCCGATCCGCTGGGGCCCAGGATCAGCACATCGCCGCCCGCCTCGGCCAGCCGGGCGATGGTTTCGCGCAAATGCTGCATGAAGGCGCTTTGACCGATCAGCCGAGTTTAACGGGCGGCGCCTTCCTGATTTTGGCGGCGCAGGGCGCGGTTTTCCAGCACAAGGGCGCGGCTGAAGGACGCGCGCGTCAGGGCTGCGGCCAGCGTCCCCCCGCCCACCGGCTTGGTCAGAAAGTCATAAACCCCCTGCTTCAGGGCCGCCACCGCCATCGGCACATCGCCGTGTCCGGTCAGCAGGATCACCGGCAATTCCGGGTCGATGGCGTGGATGCGCTGGAACAGCTGGAATCCGTCCATCCCCGGCATGCGCACGTCAGACAGCACCACGCCGGGCCATTCCGGGCCCAGCCCGGCCAAGGCCTTCGCCGGATCGGTAAAGGCTTCGGTGCGAAAGCCGGCGATGTGCAGCGCCTGCACCTGCGCCTCGATCAGGTCGGGGTCGTCATCGACCAGGCGAACCAACGCGGCGTCGGTCATGGCGCCCTCGGCAGGTCAAGGTGAAAGGTCGCCCCTGCGCCCGCCACCACCGGCCCCGCGGTCAGGCTGCCGCCGAAATCCCGCGCAATGTCTTGCGAGATCACCAGGCCCAGCCCCAGCCCGCCGGGTTTGGTGGTGGCAAAGGGCGTGAACAACTGGGCGGCAATCTGCGGCGACAGGCCGGGCCCATTGTCGGAAATGCTCAGCCGCAGCATCGGCCCCTCCTGCAAGGTGATGCGAATTTCGGGATCTGGGCGTCCCTCCAGCGCCTCGGTGGCGTTCTGAATCAGGTTCACCAGGATCTGTTCCAGGCGCACGGTTTCGGCCATGACCCGCAGGTCGGGCGGAATCTCGGGCTGGACCAGGCGGATGTTCTGCGCCCTGCGGCGGCTGGCCGTCAGCAGCAAGGCCGCATCCAGCGCGTCGCGAATCGACACCAGCGCCAGTTCCCCCGTCGCCTTGCGGGCAAAGCCGCGCAATTCGGTGGTGATCTGGGCGATGCGGTCGGACATGCGCAGGATCTGGCCCAGGTTGCGGTGCACCTCGGGTTGCGATTGCCCCAGCAGGCTGCGGCCATTTTCGGCCAGAAGGCGGATGGTGGCCAGGGGGGTGTTCACCTCATGCGCGACGCCGGCAGTGATCTGGCCCAGGGTCGCCAGCTTGTTGGCCTGCACCAGTTCCCCCTGCAAATGCGCCAGCCGCTGCTCGGCGGCGCGGCGTTCGCGCATCTCGGCCGTCAGGTCGCGCGTGCGTTCGGCGACCGCGCGTTCAAGATCGGCGCGATAACGTCGTTCGGTCGCGATGCGGCGGGCCGTGCGGGTGCGGGCACGCGCAAGCCAAAGCCCCGCGCCCAGCACCAGCAGCCCCAGAAACCCGACCCTGCCCGCAGCCAGCAGCGCCGACCGCGTGGCCTCGGCCGCCGGTGCCCGCACCCACAGCACCCAGCCGGCACCCGCGATGTCACGCCGTGCCGAAACCTGCCCGGCGCCGGGCAGCGGCAGCGGCGCAAAGCGCAATCCCGGCTGGCTGGAGAGGATGACCTGACCGTCGCTGCCGGTGACGATGGTGGTTTCAGCCGCCTGCGCCCAGGCGGTCTCCAGGGCGTCGAATTCGACCTTGACCACGATGACGCCCAGCGCCGTGCCCGCCTGGCTCACATCATGCGACAGGTACAGCCCGGGCCGCTTGCTGACCGTGCCCAGGGCGAATTGCGTCGCCTCGCCCCGCAGCAGCGCGTCGCTGAAATAGCTGCGAAAGCTGTAGTCCGAACCGATGAAGCTGTCGGGATTGTCCCAGTTCGAGGCGGCTATGGCCACGCCGCTGCGGTCAAGCAGATAGATCACCGCGCTGCCGGTCTGTTCGCGCAACCGCTCGAACTTTCGGGACACGCGCGCGACACTTTCAGGCGAGGGGTCGACCAGCGCCTGACGCACGGCGGCATCGTCGGACAACACCGTGGCGACGGCCCGCTGCTTGCCCAGGATGCTTTCCAGCGTCTGTGCCCGGCTTTGCGCACTGACCCCAAGCCGCTCGGCCTGGGTCCGGGCCGCATTGTCATGCGCGATGCGAAAGGCCGCACCCATTGCCGCGAGAAGCACCAGCACGATCAGCGCCGCGACCACCACGCGCCGCAGGGTGGCGGCCGCGGCGGAATCTGACGAATCGGTGGTGACGGCCATCCCTCCCCCAACGCGGGCGCAGCTGTGTGGATTTCCACACTAGCAAAGACGGAATGTGTTGGAAACCACACGTTTCAAGCGGCGCTTGTTGCTCAAAAAGTCATGATTTCAACGCATTACCGCCTTGCGCACAGCTTTTGGGCACCACTGACCACAGCCTTATCATGCGTCACATCATCGTCACATGCATGTCGGAGGAGGCCCCATGCACATCGACACCACGGCCGCGCCGGTGGCTCATGCCCCGCGCCCCTTTTACCGTCATCTCTATTTCCAGGTGCTGTGCGCCATCGTCGCCGGCGCGCTGATCGGTCATTTCTATCCCGAAACCGGCGAGGCGCTGAAGCCGCTGGGCGACGGCTTCATCAAGCTGGTCAAGATGATCATTGCCCCGGTCATCTTTCTGACCATCGTCACCGGCCTGGCCGGCATGGGCACCATCCGCGGCGTCGGCTCGGTCGCTGGCAAGGCCTTCGGCTATTTCCTGACCTTCTCGACCCTGGCGCTGATTGTCGGTCTGGTCACCGCCAATGTCATCCGCCCCGGCGTCGGCATGAACATCGATCCCGCGACACTCGATGCCAGCAAGGTGGCCGATTATGCCAGCAAGGCGCATGAAACCTCGCTGACCGGCTTTGTCATGGACATCATCCCGTCCACGATCACCTCGGCCTTTGTCGACGGCAACATCCTGCAGGTGCTGTTCGTCGCCATCCTGTTCGGCATCGGCCTGATCCTGATCGGCGAAAAGGGCAAGCCCGTCGTCGCCCTGTTCGAGGCGATCAGCCATGCCGTTTTCCGCATGGTGGACATCCTGATGAAGGCCGCGCCCATCGGTGCATTTGGGGCCTTTGCCTTTACCATCGGCAAATACGGCATCGCCTCGGTGGTGAACCTGGCGACGCTGGTCGGCACCTTCTATCTGACCTCGGCGCTGTTCATCGTGGTGATCCTGGGCACGGTCTGCATGCTGAACGGCTTTTCGATCTTTCGCCTGATCGCCTATCTCAAGGCCGAGATCCTGCTGGTGCTGGGCACCTCGTCCTCGGAATCGGCGCTGCCTTCGCTGATGGAAAAGATGGAGAAAGCCGGCTGCAAGCGTTCGGTGGTGGGTCTGGTCGTGCCCACGGGCTACAGCTTCAACCTGGACGGCACCAACATCTACATGACGCTGGCGGCGCTGTTCATCGCCCAGGCCACCAACACCGACCTGTCGCTGCAACAGCAGATCCTGCTGTTGCTGGTGGCCATGCTGTCGTCGAAAGGCGCGGCGGGCGTGACCGGGGCGGGCTTCATCACCCTGGCGGCGACGCTGTCGGTGGTGCCCACCGTGCCGGTCGCTGGGATGGCGCTGATCCTGGGCGTTGACCGCTTCATGTCGGAATGCCGTTCGATCACCAACTTCATCGGCAACGCGGTGGCCACGGTTGTCGTCAGCCGGTGGGAAGGTGCGCTGGACCGCGAGCGTTTCGAGCGGGTGCTGGCGGGCGGCGATGCGGCGGATGCCCGGCCGATCGACCACCTGCAAGGTGCCCCCGCCGGGCTGCGCCTGCAAGAGGCCAGCGCCGACTGAGCGCGACCGCCGCAGATGCGGATGATCCGGGGCGTCCGCAGGGGCGCCCCTTTTTGCAGTCGTGGAAGGATCTAGCGGCGGCGCATCAGCTTGCGCGCGGCGGTATTGGGACGCAGTTGGATCATCCGCGCCTCCATCGCCTCGGCCAGCGCCTCGCGCGGGATGCCGGTTTCCCGCGCCAGCCGCAGCAGCCCGAAATGCACCCGCGCCAGTTCCTGATAGTAACGGCTGAAATTGTAGTTGATCGTCGCCCCAGCCAGGGCGCCAAAGATCGGAACGGTCTGCGCTGCCAGCTTCTGCGCCAGCGAGGCCGACAGACGCGGCGCCACCCGCGCGATCAGCGCCTGCAGTGTCTGTCCGGTGATGGTCATCCGCGCGGCAAGCAGGCCCAGATCGGTGCCCTCGTCATCGGCAAGCGGCCCGGCCGCGGCAAAGACATGCAGCGCCTCGCGCCGGGTTTGATCGGATTCCGGGTCGAAACCGTGTTCCGAGGCGATGTCCATGATCGCCCGCAGCAGCAGCGTCACCGTCACCGGCAATTCGATCATCGCCCCGCCCAGGCCACCCAGCCCGCCGACCGCGCCCGTGGTCGTCGACAGCAGCCGGTTGAACATGTCGCCACGTTCGCGCAGCACTCCGCGCGAGCGGCCCGCGGCATCAAAGGCCCGGTTCAGCGCCGCCAGGGTGATGCGGTCCATGCGCTTGCGGACAGGATCGGGCAAACGCTCGATCAGCCCTTCGGCCTTGCCGCCGACCGCGGTCAGGATCTCCATGGCAAAGCCGCCGGCATCCAGATAGCGCCGGGCCAGCCGGTCGATCTGGACATGAACGGTCGGGTCGGTGATCGGCGGCAGGACGGTCTGGCGCGGCGGGATCTGGCTGTGTTCGGTCATCCGTGGCAAGCTCTGGAAAGCGGATCGTTCAGGGAACCCCCGGCGGGCCCCGCCGGTTCCACAAGGGTGGCGCGGATACCTTGCCACCATGAACGACATAAAGGATCAAGCCATGATGATTTCCCGCCCCCTGCAATCGCTGACCCTGGCCCTGGCGCTGAGCCTGTCGGCAGGCGCGATGGCGGCTGCCCAGGAACAGCCCGCCCAGCAGCCCGCGTTCGAGGGCCCGACCCTGGCCGACCTTGGGCAGGATCAGGCGCTGACGGCTGCCTATGACAGGATGGCCGAAGGGCACGAGATGCCCGAATGGGTGCGCAAGGCGATCGTGGTGACACCGGCGCAGAAAGTCGGGTTCGGCGGCAAGGAATATCTGGTGCTGACGGGCTGCGAACAGCACAATTGCGGCGAAAACCAGATCGCGATGCTTTACCAGCCCGACAGCGGCACCGCGCACGGCCTGCTGTCTGTCAGCGACGGTAAGGGTGCCGAGCTTCTGACCTGGCTGAACATCGGGGGCGGCCCGGAATCGATCGACGGGCGCACGATCCTTTTTGCCGCGCTGACCGGCAGCCTGGCCAATCACCCCCAGGCGTTCAACTATGACTGATCGGGGCTGCCCTGGGGGCTGACACGGATGCGGCCCATGCTGGGGGGCGGCAAGTGGGGTTCATCGGGCTGCAGGGCGGCTGCCTCGGCGCCGCTGGCCTTTTCAACGGGCCCTTGCACCCCCGCCCAGGCGCCGGCAACAAGTTCGTGGCCCAGGATGCGATCGGGGTTCGTAGGGGGCGGCATCTCGACCCCCTTCAGCCGCTGAAAGCCAAAGCGCTGATAATAGGGCAGATCGCCGACCAGCATGACCCGCCCCCACCCAAGGGCGCGCGCCCGCGCCATGCTTTCGCGCATCAGCAAGGCGCCCAGCCCCTCGCCCTGGGTGGTGGGGTGCACCGCCACCGGACCCAGCAGCAGCGTTTGCTGCCCGCCGACCCGCACCGGCCAGTATCGGATCGCGCCGACCAGAACCCCCAGTTCGTTGCGCAGGGTCAGACACAGCGGCCAGACCGGCGCCACCCCGTCGCGCAACCGATAGGATGACAGGGCCGTCCGCCCCGGTGCAAAGCACAGGTCCAGCAGCGCCTCGACCTCGGGCGAGTCCTCAGGGCTTTCGGGGCGAAGTTCGTACATCCTGTCCAGGCCTCGACACCAGATTCGGCCGCGACCCCGCCGGCCGAGCAGGGGCCTAACATGGCTGCGCAGCGACGAAAACCGGCTTTCACGACATGGCGACGAAACGCGCGCCACGCGGAACGCGCTTGACGCCCGCGCCCGCGCCCGGCACTGCTGATGGGCGCAAGACAGCAGGAATGACGATGTTCTACCGACCCGAAAACGGCCACGGCCTGCCCCACAATCCGCTGAACGCGCTGGTGGCGCCGCGCCCGATCGGCTGGATCTCGACCCGCGGCCGGCTGGGCGACAACCTTGCCCCCTATTCCTTCTTCAATCTGACCGCATATGTTCCCCCGCAGGTGATGTTTGCCTCGACCTCGGCCAAGCCTGACCGTCCCGGCACCAAGGACAGCGTGGCCCAGATCGTGGAAAGCCGCGTCTTTTGCGTGAACATCGCCGATGGCGCGCTGCGCGAACAGGTCAACGCCAGCTCGGCGATGCTGCCCGCCGGCACCAGCGAATTTGCCGCCGTGGGAATCGAGGCCGCCGAATGCGAAACCATCGATTGTCCGCGCGTCGCCGGCGCGGCGGCGTCCCTGGAATGTCGCATGACCCGGGTGCTGCGCCTTGCCGGAGAGGCGAATGTGATGGTGCTGGGCGTG from Paracoccus sp. SMMA_5_TC includes these protein-coding regions:
- a CDS encoding ATP-dependent DNA helicase gives rise to the protein MTQPALSPDQAEAWDAIALALEQAGVDLISEELSPPVEGQSRVLAVIGKAGSGKTLLLAQLTRALRGIGVDLVSGDYEGKRRKDRRSVAILAPTNKAAFVLRTRGVPATTIHRILYTPVYDPDYERIADWLTGAGDRPKVEGVIEGLTETALDRAKAFYDQHASIPGALAAAGLRGSDFIRGWKRREDGLDIGLIDEASMLDERQLQDLREIFPVLILFGDPAQLAPVGQSGQMVFDRLPAPQRLMLNRIHRQQDDSPILDLAHALADPDLEFDGFERMIRDAAARDPRVVWAERVESDLMAQSPVLVWRNITRVKLIQAFRAAYGAPGDALLPGEPLICDGLELPLKHRKKRIDLEARGLIKGAQVVYLGPGRKPGFSRLHVVGAEDPRLSAASIVKIETPDVEEPFIPYAARMGATFLHGAAVTIHKAQGSQWPDVQVFAPDIAAAAWSGRSEAGVALWKRLAYVAITRAQQRLLWVVRSRLARPTAPLGVEHLDAPAAPLELVAASPDQPMD
- a CDS encoding nucleotidyltransferase family protein, encoding MIQNLSPVAVAAWTDLLRHLKDAAVSELRGVPRLKKVGQKSYWYDHFRIGDRTIDRYIGEDDAELRQRLERLQALRAAEQDSQPERARLMRILRAEGCLMTDQGSGQVISAMARTGVFRLGGTLVGTQAFRCYEGELGVRIGFDQTAMTDDIDIASFQRLSLVLGDQVTEPLAEVFRDLRFEPLPSVEGQRVWRWRQGRQQTLVEFLTPCFDGNETLRDLPALGVSAQSLHYLNYLIAQPIRVPLLYRAGFLIQVPRPERFAIHKLIVADRRRDGPETLKARKDRAQAQFLIEVLAEDRPDDLREAYETALAQGPSWRRRLEATLARMPHLRQRLQAL
- a CDS encoding sigma-54-dependent transcriptional regulator produces the protein MQHLRETIARLAEAGGDVLILGPSGSGKQTVARALHRQGPRRTRAFVHVACAALDEARFEAEMLGSEPQGRAPRQPGRLEAAHRGTLYLDEIDALAPVLQARLLALIEAGQFLPPGSATPRPLDLRIIASTGADLEALMRQGRFRSDLYYRLSGTTLSLPPLADRREDIPELFRHFLLMAAARLNLPVAPVTGAVKARLAGHGWPGNLRELQQFAESHALGLTPFDPRSDGGEAPGLADLVAEYEAELIREALRLAQGNATQAMTRLRLPRKTFYDKLTRHGIRPADFRPG
- a CDS encoding sigma-54-dependent Fis family transcriptional regulator; protein product: MTDAALVRLVDDDPDLIEAQVQALHIAGFRTEAFTDPAKALAGLGPEWPGVVLSDVRMPGMDGFQLFQRIHAIDPELPVILLTGHGDVPMAVAALKQGVYDFLTKPVGGGTLAAALTRASFSRALVLENRALRRQNQEGAAR
- a CDS encoding sensor histidine kinase: MAVTTDSSDSAAAATLRRVVVAALIVLVLLAAMGAAFRIAHDNAARTQAERLGVSAQSRAQTLESILGKQRAVATVLSDDAAVRQALVDPSPESVARVSRKFERLREQTGSAVIYLLDRSGVAIAASNWDNPDSFIGSDYSFRSYFSDALLRGEATQFALGTVSKRPGLYLSHDVSQAGTALGVIVVKVEFDALETAWAQAAETTIVTGSDGQVILSSQPGLRFAPLPLPGAGQVSARRDIAGAGWVLWVRAPAAEATRSALLAAGRVGFLGLLVLGAGLWLARARTRTARRIATERRYRADLERAVAERTRDLTAEMRERRAAEQRLAHLQGELVQANKLATLGQITAGVAHEVNTPLATIRLLAENGRSLLGQSQPEVHRNLGQILRMSDRIAQITTELRGFARKATGELALVSIRDALDAALLLTASRRRAQNIRLVQPEIPPDLRVMAETVRLEQILVNLIQNATEALEGRPDPEIRITLQEGPMLRLSISDNGPGLSPQIAAQLFTPFATTKPGGLGLGLVISQDIARDFGGSLTAGPVVAGAGATFHLDLPRAP
- a CDS encoding dicarboxylate/amino acid:cation symporter; amino-acid sequence: MHIDTTAAPVAHAPRPFYRHLYFQVLCAIVAGALIGHFYPETGEALKPLGDGFIKLVKMIIAPVIFLTIVTGLAGMGTIRGVGSVAGKAFGYFLTFSTLALIVGLVTANVIRPGVGMNIDPATLDASKVADYASKAHETSLTGFVMDIIPSTITSAFVDGNILQVLFVAILFGIGLILIGEKGKPVVALFEAISHAVFRMVDILMKAAPIGAFGAFAFTIGKYGIASVVNLATLVGTFYLTSALFIVVILGTVCMLNGFSIFRLIAYLKAEILLVLGTSSSESALPSLMEKMEKAGCKRSVVGLVVPTGYSFNLDGTNIYMTLAALFIAQATNTDLSLQQQILLLLVAMLSSKGAAGVTGAGFITLAATLSVVPTVPVAGMALILGVDRFMSECRSITNFIGNAVATVVVSRWEGALDRERFERVLAGGDAADARPIDHLQGAPAGLRLQEASAD
- a CDS encoding EcsC family protein, producing the protein MTEHSQIPPRQTVLPPITDPTVHVQIDRLARRYLDAGGFAMEILTAVGGKAEGLIERLPDPVRKRMDRITLAALNRAFDAAGRSRGVLRERGDMFNRLLSTTTGAVGGLGGLGGAMIELPVTVTLLLRAIMDIASEHGFDPESDQTRREALHVFAAAGPLADDEGTDLGLLAARMTITGQTLQALIARVAPRLSASLAQKLAAQTVPIFGALAGATINYNFSRYYQELARVHFGLLRLARETGIPREALAEAMEARMIQLRPNTAARKLMRRR
- a CDS encoding Ivy family c-type lysozyme inhibitor, with product MMISRPLQSLTLALALSLSAGAMAAAQEQPAQQPAFEGPTLADLGQDQALTAAYDRMAEGHEMPEWVRKAIVVTPAQKVGFGGKEYLVLTGCEQHNCGENQIAMLYQPDSGTAHGLLSVSDGKGAELLTWLNIGGGPESIDGRTILFAALTGSLANHPQAFNYD
- a CDS encoding GNAT family N-acetyltransferase, producing MYELRPESPEDSPEVEALLDLCFAPGRTALSSYRLRDGVAPVWPLCLTLRNELGVLVGAIRYWPVRVGGQQTLLLGPVAVHPTTQGEGLGALLMRESMARARALGWGRVMLVGDLPYYQRFGFQRLKGVEMPPPTNPDRILGHELVAGAWAGVQGPVEKASGAEAAALQPDEPHLPPPSMGRIRVSPQGSPDQS
- a CDS encoding flavin reductase family protein, with the protein product MFYRPENGHGLPHNPLNALVAPRPIGWISTRGRLGDNLAPYSFFNLTAYVPPQVMFASTSAKPDRPGTKDSVAQIVESRVFCVNIADGALREQVNASSAMLPAGTSEFAAVGIEAAECETIDCPRVAGAAASLECRMTRVLRLAGEANVMVLGVVTGIHLRPDCLQQGRFRPPSGWLARLGYMDYCITTETFEMERP